One segment of Macrotis lagotis isolate mMagLag1 chromosome 1, bilby.v1.9.chrom.fasta, whole genome shotgun sequence DNA contains the following:
- the PHOSPHO2 gene encoding pyridoxal phosphate phosphatase PHOSPHO2, with the protein MKSLLIFDFDHTIINDNSDTWIAQCTPEKNLPKELKDSYEKGKWNEFMCRVFKYIGDKGIREYEIKRTMTEIPFTEGMIELINFVGRNKDIFDCIIISDSNTVFIDWILGAAKVDDVFDEVFTNPAAFDDSGYLMLKSVHVHLCEMCPKNLCKKKILIEFIEKQLQKGVKYTRIIYLGDGENDFCPLTFLKKNDVAMPRKKYPLHKLISELPQDAMLECSVVVWSSALEIISHLKLLIEG; encoded by the coding sequence ATGAAATCTCTACTGATTTTTGACTTTGACCATACAATCATAAATGACAATAGTGACACCTGGATTGCGCAATGTACTCCTGAGAAAAATCTTCCCAAAGAACTAAAAGATTCTTATGAAAAAGGAAAGTGGAACGAGTTTATGTGCAGAGTCTTTAAATATATAGGAGATAAAGGAATAAGGGAATATGAAATCAAAAGGACTATGACAGAAATACCTTTTACTGAAGGAATGATAGAGCTTATAAACTTTGTTGGAAGGAATAAAGATATTTTTGACTGCATAATCATTTCAGATTCAAATACAGTCTTCATAGATTGGATTTTAGGAGCTGCCAAAGTTGATGATGTGTTTGATGAAGTGTTTACAAACCCAGCAGCTTTTGATGACAGTGGTTATCTTATGCTGAAAAGTGTTCATGTTCATCTTTGTGAAATGTGCCCAAAGAatctctgtaaaaaaaaaattctcatagaATTTATAGAAAAACAGTTACAAAAAGGAGTGAAATATACCCGTATTATTTATCTGGGTGATGGTGAGAATGATTTCTGTCCATTAACCTTTCTAAAGAAGAATGATGTTGCTATGCCTCGCAAAAAATATCCTTTACATAAACTTATTTCTGAATTGCCTCAAGATGCTATGTTGGAATGTTCTGTTGTAGTATGGTCATCAGCTTtagaaataatttctcatttgaaattACTTATAGAGGGCTGA